One genomic region from Streptomyces sp. NBC_01431 encodes:
- a CDS encoding histone-like nucleoid-structuring protein Lsr2 produces MAQKVQVLLVDDLDGGEADETVTFALDGKSFEIDLTTANADKLRGLLEPYVKSGRRTGGRAAGGRGKARGALLGTGNQNTAEIRKWAKEQGYNVNDRGRVPAEIREAYEKQNG; encoded by the coding sequence GTGGCACAGAAGGTTCAGGTCCTTCTTGTCGATGACCTCGACGGTGGCGAGGCTGACGAGACCGTGACGTTCGCTCTTGACGGGAAGAGCTTCGAGATCGACCTCACCACCGCCAACGCGGACAAGCTCCGCGGTCTCCTTGAGCCCTACGTCAAGAGCGGCCGGCGTACCGGTGGCCGCGCGGCGGGCGGTCGCGGCAAGGCCCGTGGCGCGCTGCTCGGCACCGGCAACCAGAACACCGCCGAGATCCGCAAGTGGGCCAAGGAGCAGGGTTACAACGTGAACGACCGCGGACGCGTCCCGGCCGAAATCCGTGAGGCCTACGAGAAGCAGAACGGCTGA
- a CDS encoding type III pantothenate kinase: MLLTIDVGNTHTVLGLFDGEEVVEHWRISTDARRTADELAVLLNGLMGTHPLLGAELGDGIEGIAICATVPSVLHELREVTRRYYGDVPAVLVEPGIKTGVPVLTDNPKEVGADRIVNSVAAVELYGGPAIVVDFGTGTTFDAVSARGEYTGGVIAPGIEISVDALGIRGAQLRKIEVARPRSVIGKNTVEAMQSGIVYGFAGQVDGVVRRMKRELVGPGGDPDDVTVIATGGLAPTVLGEAEEIDEHEPWLTLIGLRLVYERNVARS; this comes from the coding sequence ATGCTGCTCACGATCGATGTCGGCAACACCCATACCGTCCTCGGCCTGTTCGACGGCGAAGAGGTGGTCGAGCACTGGCGGATCTCCACCGACGCCCGCCGCACGGCGGACGAACTGGCCGTGCTGCTCAACGGTCTGATGGGCACCCACCCGCTGCTCGGCGCGGAACTGGGCGACGGCATCGAGGGCATCGCGATCTGCGCGACCGTGCCCTCCGTCCTGCACGAGCTGCGCGAGGTGACCCGCCGCTACTACGGCGACGTCCCCGCGGTGCTCGTGGAGCCGGGCATCAAGACGGGCGTGCCGGTCCTGACCGACAACCCGAAGGAGGTCGGCGCCGACCGCATCGTCAACTCGGTGGCCGCCGTCGAGCTCTACGGCGGCCCGGCGATCGTGGTCGACTTCGGCACGGGCACGACGTTCGACGCGGTGAGCGCGCGCGGCGAGTACACCGGCGGCGTCATCGCCCCGGGCATCGAGATCTCCGTCGACGCCCTTGGCATCCGGGGTGCCCAGCTCCGCAAGATCGAGGTGGCCCGCCCCCGCTCGGTGATCGGCAAGAACACCGTCGAAGCCATGCAGTCCGGCATCGTGTACGGATTCGCCGGTCAGGTCGACGGCGTGGTGCGGCGCATGAAGCGGGAGCTGGTCGGGCCCGGCGGCGACCCCGACGACGTCACGGTCATCGCGACCGGCGGCCTGGCCCCGACAGTCCTCGGCGAGGCCGAGGAGATCGACGAGCACGAGCCGTGGCTGACCCTGATCGGCCTGCGGCTGGTGTACGAGCGCAACGTGGCGCGCTCCTGA
- a CDS encoding BlaI/MecI/CopY family transcriptional regulator produces MPRQLGELEDAVMTRVWQWNRPVTVREVLEDLQQERSIAYTTVMTVMDNLHQKGWVRREVDGRAYRYTAVSTRAAYAAALMNEAWSQSDNRAAALVAFFGMMSPEEREALRDAVRMVQEPEPEPEPEAAPEPEAGPEVERGSEEGDASGAGAGR; encoded by the coding sequence GTGCCCCGTCAATTGGGAGAGCTGGAAGACGCCGTCATGACGCGCGTCTGGCAGTGGAACCGTCCGGTGACCGTCCGGGAAGTCCTCGAAGACCTTCAGCAGGAACGGTCCATCGCGTACACCACGGTCATGACCGTAATGGACAATCTCCATCAGAAGGGCTGGGTCCGCAGGGAAGTCGACGGCCGGGCCTATCGATATACGGCGGTCTCCACGCGCGCCGCGTACGCCGCCGCGCTGATGAACGAAGCCTGGTCCCAGAGCGACAACCGGGCGGCCGCTCTCGTCGCCTTCTTCGGCATGATGTCCCCCGAGGAGCGCGAAGCCCTGCGCGATGCCGTCCGCATGGTGCAGGAGCCGGAACCCGAACCAGAACCCGAAGCCGCACCAGAACCCGAAGCCGGTCCGGAAGTCGAACGCGGATCCGAAGAGGGCGATGCGTCCGGGGCCGGAGCGGGGCGATAG
- a CDS encoding amino-acid N-acetyltransferase — protein sequence MSYPAANAVTVRRARTSDVRAVRSLLDAYVGDGILLDKATVTLYESIQEFWVAERHSDGRVVGCGALHVMWEDLAEVRTLAVDPEFTGAGVGHLVLGELLRTARRLGVSRVFCLTFEVAFFAKHGFTEIGETPVDTVDTDVYSELLRSYDEGVAEFLGLERVKPNTLGNTRMLLHL from the coding sequence ATGTCTTATCCCGCCGCTAATGCCGTCACCGTCCGCCGGGCCAGGACGAGCGATGTACGGGCCGTGCGAAGCCTTCTCGACGCGTACGTCGGGGACGGGATCCTGCTCGACAAAGCAACCGTCACGCTTTACGAGTCCATCCAGGAGTTCTGGGTGGCGGAACGCCACTCGGACGGCCGGGTGGTCGGTTGCGGGGCGCTCCACGTGATGTGGGAAGACCTCGCCGAAGTACGCACTCTCGCCGTGGATCCCGAGTTCACGGGCGCGGGTGTGGGGCATCTCGTGCTCGGTGAGCTGCTGCGGACCGCGCGCAGGCTCGGAGTGAGCCGGGTTTTCTGCCTCACCTTCGAAGTCGCGTTCTTCGCGAAGCACGGCTTCACCGAGATCGGGGAGACTCCGGTCGATACCGTCGACACAGATGTCTACAGCGAGCTGCTGCGGTCCTATGACGAGGGCGTCGCCGAGTTCCTCGGTCTCGAACGAGTGAAGCCGAACACCTTGGGCAACACCCGGATGCTTCTGCACCTGTGA
- the nadC gene encoding carboxylating nicotinate-nucleotide diphosphorylase produces the protein MSTPEELRPQPVDVPLIQIGAPAEGGCGDGCGCGGGEEVYECGLDPALAALLAESGLDPVQVEDIAHLAIEEDLDGGIDVTSAATVPQDAVATGDFTAREAGTVAGLRVAEAILSIVCTEEFEVERHVADGDRVAAGQKLLSVTTRTRDLLTGERSALNLLCRLSGIATATRAWADALEGTGAKVRDTRKTTPGLRALEKYAVRCGGGVNHRMSLSDAALVKDNHVVAAGGVAEAFKAVRDRFPDLAIEVEVDTLAQVGEVLDAGADLILLDNFTPERTAEAVALVNGRAMLESSGRLTLANAAEYAETGVDYLAVGALTHSSPILDIGLDLREATREGRA, from the coding sequence GTGAGCACGCCCGAGGAACTCCGTCCCCAGCCGGTGGACGTCCCCCTGATCCAGATCGGTGCGCCCGCCGAGGGCGGCTGCGGCGACGGCTGCGGCTGCGGCGGCGGCGAGGAGGTGTACGAGTGCGGGCTCGACCCGGCGCTCGCCGCGCTGCTCGCCGAGTCGGGCCTGGACCCCGTACAGGTCGAGGACATCGCCCACCTCGCCATCGAGGAGGACCTCGACGGCGGGATCGACGTCACGTCGGCCGCGACCGTCCCCCAGGACGCCGTCGCCACCGGCGACTTCACGGCCCGCGAGGCCGGTACGGTCGCGGGCCTGCGGGTCGCCGAGGCGATCCTGTCCATCGTGTGCACCGAGGAGTTCGAGGTCGAGCGGCACGTCGCCGACGGCGACCGGGTGGCCGCCGGGCAGAAGCTGCTCAGCGTCACCACCCGCACCCGCGACCTGCTGACCGGCGAGCGCAGCGCGCTGAACCTGCTGTGCCGGCTGTCCGGCATCGCGACCGCCACCCGCGCCTGGGCCGACGCCCTGGAAGGCACCGGCGCCAAGGTCCGCGACACCCGCAAGACCACCCCGGGCCTGCGCGCCCTGGAGAAGTACGCGGTCCGCTGCGGCGGCGGCGTCAACCACCGCATGTCGCTGTCGGACGCGGCCCTGGTCAAGGACAACCATGTGGTCGCCGCGGGTGGCGTCGCCGAGGCCTTCAAGGCCGTACGCGACCGCTTCCCGGACCTGGCGATCGAGGTCGAGGTCGACACCCTGGCCCAGGTCGGCGAAGTCCTGGACGCCGGCGCCGACCTGATCCTGCTCGACAACTTCACCCCGGAGCGGACGGCCGAGGCGGTCGCCCTGGTCAACGGCCGCGCGATGCTCGAATCCTCGGGCCGCCTCACCCTGGCGAACGCGGCCGAGTACGCCGAGACGGGCGTCGACTACCTCGCGGTCGGCGCCCTCACGCACTCCTCGCCGATCCTCGACATCGGCCTGGACCTGCGCGAGGCCACCCGAGAGGGCCGGGCCTGA
- a CDS encoding SCO3374 family protein: MALTVPAPRTPLDGSLAHWYERELGWAVSAGPPLQLLTGLRFDVLELPATAGFALLARYEHTGPVALMGRRMRLLVAAGSAEELPGLLDWLEWGGVDLDLTAIGAGGRITAPLPPGRPGSQGAAEWLRPPEPGCEVETRLPAFTGFAQSAKSPESSGFTGFAKGGGAGTDSASGGPGSGCSGSPGPRGGRAAGLSLVRLVAAAATECHRARLFHAKSPGGAGSAETQPFCFS, from the coding sequence ATGGCCCTCACCGTCCCGGCTCCTCGCACCCCGCTGGATGGCTCGCTCGCGCACTGGTACGAGCGCGAACTCGGCTGGGCCGTCTCCGCGGGTCCTCCACTCCAGCTTCTCACCGGACTGCGCTTCGACGTACTGGAACTCCCGGCGACCGCCGGCTTCGCGCTCCTCGCCCGGTACGAGCACACCGGTCCGGTAGCCCTGATGGGGCGGCGGATGCGGCTGCTGGTCGCCGCCGGCAGCGCGGAGGAGCTGCCGGGGCTGCTGGACTGGCTGGAGTGGGGCGGGGTCGACCTCGATCTGACGGCCATCGGCGCGGGCGGTCGGATCACCGCCCCGCTGCCGCCGGGCCGGCCCGGCTCACAGGGGGCCGCCGAATGGCTGCGACCCCCCGAGCCCGGATGCGAGGTGGAGACACGGCTCCCGGCGTTCACCGGATTCGCACAATCCGCGAAATCCCCGGAATCCAGCGGATTCACAGGATTCGCCAAGGGCGGTGGCGCCGGTACGGACAGCGCTTCCGGGGGCCCCGGGAGTGGATGCTCCGGCTCCCCCGGACCCCGCGGTGGCCGCGCCGCGGGCCTCAGCCTGGTGAGGCTGGTGGCCGCGGCGGCGACGGAATGCCACCGGGCCCGGTTGTTTCACGCTAAATCCCCAGGTGGTGCGGGGAGTGCGGAAACTCAGCCGTTCTGCTTCTCGTAG